A genomic region of Pyrus communis chromosome 14, drPyrComm1.1, whole genome shotgun sequence contains the following coding sequences:
- the LOC137715212 gene encoding receptor-like protein kinase THESEUS 1 — protein sequence MKLVTWVALFLAVVVFMSYRSSASFTPVDNYLIACGSPKNVTFQGRTFVPDTQQSSLVLKTANSLVASPKANAPSPIYQSARVFQATASYKFKVQQEGRHWVRLYFFPLTSPGQNLDSAQMTVVTENFVLLNNFTFKNYNGPYLFKEYAINVTSDTLTLNFIPSNNSVAFVNAIEVVSIPDALLPDQAYAVNPSAPFSGLSELALQTVYRLNMGGPLLTSQNDTLGRTWENDVKYLHVDSSAVNVSVNLASIKYPPTVTPEIAPNWVYATAEAMGNANVPNVNFNITWVFTVDPNFMYLVRVHFCDIVSKALNNLVFNVFINSDNVLSSLDLSSITGDLGVPYYKDFVSNSTEDAGTLTVSVGPDSSADITNAILNGLEIMKISSELGSLDGSLSVGNLLPSPSSKKNNIGIIVGSVVGCVAVVAIIGFLYCCLASRKSKTTNQTTWLPLPLYGNSQTMTKMSTASQKSGTASCISLASSNLGKIFMFQEILDATNKFDESLLLGVGGFGRVYKGTLEDGTRVAVKRGNPRSEQGLAEFRTEIEMLSKLRHRHLVSLIGYCDERSEMILVYEYMANGPLRSHLYGTDLPTLSWKLRLEICIGAARGLHYLHTGAAQSIIHRDVKTTNILLDENFVAKVADFGLSKAGPALDQTHVSTAVKGSFGYLDPEYFRRQQLTEKSDVYSFGVVLMEVLCTRPALNPVLPREQVNIAEWAMTWQKKGMLDQIMDPNLAGKVNPASLKKFGETAEKCLAEYGVDRPSMGDVLWNLEYALQLEETSSALMEPDDNSTNHIPGIQLTQGEPFDNSVSMIDGGHSGADDTENAATSAVFSQLVNPRGR from the coding sequence ATGAAACTTGTAACTTGGGTAgctttgtttcttgctgttgttGTGTTCATGAGTTATAGATCATCCGCTTCATTCACTCCTGTCGATAACTACTTAATTGCCTGCGGTTCTCCGAAAAATGTCACATTCCAAGGTCGAACCTTTGTTCCCGATACACAACAATCGTCCCTTGTACTAAAGACTGCAAATTCTTTAGTTGCCAGCCCCAAAGCTAATGCCCCTTCTCCAATTTACCAATCTGCTCGAGTTTTCCAGGCAACAGCTTCTTACAAATTCAAAGTCCAGCAAGAAGGCCGGCATTGGGTCCGCCTTTACTTTTTCCCTCTTACAAGCCCTGGCCAAAACTTGGATTCTGCTCAAATGACTGTAGTTACTGAAAATTTTGTACTCTTGAACAACTTCACTTTCAAGAACTATAACGGTCCTTATCTGTTCAAGGAGTATGCAATTAATGTAACTTCGGATACTTTGACTCTTAACTTCATTCCTTCAAATAATTCAGTTGCTTTTGTTAATGCAATTGAAGTAGTTTCTATCCCGGATGCACTGCTCCCTGACCAGGCATATGCTGTGAATCCATCTGCTCCTTTTAGCGGACTTTCTGAGCTTGCCCTTCAAACAGTTTACCGGTTAAACATGGGGGGCCCTTTGCTCACATCTCAAAATGATACCCTTGGAAGAACTTGGGAGAATGACGTGAAGTACCTCCATGTGGACAGTTCTGCAGTGAATGTATCGGTGAACCTTGCAAGCATAAAATATCCGCCTACTGTCACACCTGAAATTGCCCCAAATTGGGTCTATGCCACAGCTGAAGCCATGGGAAATGCAAATGTGCCCAATGTGAACTTCAACATAACTTGGGTCTTTACAGTAGATCCAAATTTTATGTATCTTGTTCGGGTACACTTTTGTGATATTGTCAGCAAAGCTCTGAATAATCTCGTTTTCAATGTTTTCATAAATTCTGACAATGTGCTTAGTAGTCTTGACCTCTCTTCGATTACTGGTGACTTGGGTGTGCCATATTACAAAGACTTCGTTTCCAACTCCACAGAAGATGCAGGTACTTTGACTGTCAGTGTTGGTCCAGATTCATCGGCTGATATTACCAATGCAATTCTGAATGGGTTGGAGATTATGAAGATCAGCAGTGAGTTGGGGAGCTTGGACGGGTCTCTATCCGTGGGGAATCTTCTTCCTAGTCCATCCTCAAAGAAGAATAATATAGGAATCATAGTTGGCTCTGTTGTGGGATGTGTTGCTGTTGTGGCAATTATTGGTTTCCTTTATTGCTGCTTGGCATCCCGCAAGTCGAAGACAACTAACCAAACGACATGGCTGCCCTTGCCCTTGTATGGAAATTCTCAGACCATGACAAAAATGTCTACAGCTTCACAAAAGAGTGGAACAGCTAGCTGCATTTCATTAGCCTCCTCCAATCTTGGCAAAATCTTCATGTTCCAGGAAATCCTGGATGCAACCAATAAGTTCGATGAGAGCCTACTTCTTGGGGTTGGTGGTTTTGGCAGGGTTTACAAGGGAACACTTGAGGATGGGACTAGAGTAGCTGTCAAAAGGGGAAACCCCAGATCTGAACAAGGTCTTGCTGAATTCCGAACTGAGATTGAAATGTTATCCAAGCTCCGCCACCGCCACCTTGTGTCTCTTATTGGCTACTGTGATGAAAGGTCAGAAATGATTCTTGTCTATGAATACATGGCCAATGGACCCCTCAGGAGCCATTTGTACGGAACAGACCTGCCAACGCTCTCATGGAAGCTACGCCTTGAAATTTGCATTGGTGCTGCAAGAGGGCTCCATTATCTCCACACTGGTGCAGCTCAAAGCATAATTCACCGAGATGTGAAGACAACAAACATTCTCTTGGATGAGAACTTTGTAGCCAAAGTTGCTGATTTTGGCCTCTCAAAAGCAGGTCCAGCTCTAGATCAGACCCATGTAAGTACAGCTGTTAAGGGTAGTTTCGGTTACCTTGATCCTGAATACTTCCGAAGGCAACAGCTCACGGAGAAATCTGATGTGTATTCGTTCGGGGTAGTTCTAATGGAAGTTCTGTGCACAAGACCAGCTTTAAATCCTGTTCTTCCAAGGGAGCAGGTCAACATAGCAGAGTGGGCGATGACATGGCAGAAGAAGGGCATGCTAGACCAAATCATGGACCCAAATCTGGCGGGGAAGGTAAATCCAGCTTCTCTTAAGAAGTTCGGGGAGACAGCTGAGAAGTGCCTTGCTGAGTATGGTGTTGACAGGCCATCAATGGGAGATGTCTTGTGGAATCTTGAATATGCTCTTCAGCTCGAGGAGACATCATCTGCACTCATGGAACCTGATGATAACAGCACAAACCACATACCTGGTATCCAATTAACCCAAGGAGAGCCATTTGATAACAGTGTGAGCATGATTGACGGGGGACACTCCGGCGCAGATGACACAGAAAATGCTGCCACAAGTGCTGTGTTTTCTCAGCTTGTTAATCCTCGCGGAAGATGA
- the LOC137716607 gene encoding uncharacterized protein, giving the protein MVCFCFLVDQRRKVWRNKPVAGTCSRCGCGASVADIKTSTRFCYIPVYWKSWKAIMCTFCGAILKSYR; this is encoded by the coding sequence ATGGTTTGCTTTTGTTTCCTGGTAGACCAGAGGAGGAAGGTGTGGAGGAACAAGCCGGTGGCTGGGACATGTTCAAGATGTGGGTGTGGAGCAAGCGTCGCTGACATAAAGACTTCGACTAGGTTTTGCTATATTCCAGTTTACTGGAAATCTTGGAAAGCAATCATGTGTACTTTTTGTGGAGCCATTCTCAAATCTTATAGATAA
- the LOC137714534 gene encoding uncharacterized protein → MGDSADTKSTSSGMTSHPKWKSPNHPLYLHHSDQPGAVLVPQPLVEDNYSTWVQSMTMALTVKNKLGLVDGTVKKPSEDEHEELQQWNRCNNLVKTWLLGSMSKEISGSVINCKDARQMWLGLQESCDTKKEIISYVETQKTMKFLIGLNDSYSTVRSIIIPFLLEPLPIVNKAYSLVLRHERQAEVSSGKYTSKPEAAAFAVKNGGRETEPEDGGIRCGKCNKTNHRTKNCRAHLKYTFCGWKGHSFEYCRKRKAAAEI, encoded by the exons ATGGGTGATAGCGCAGACACGAAGTCAACCTCCTCAGGCATGACTTCGCATCCAAAGTGGAAGAGTCCTAATCATCCACTTTATCTCCACCATTCGGACCAACCTGGTGCAGTCCTTGTGCCGCAACCATTGGTGGAAGACAATTATAGTACATGGGTTCAATCCATGACCATGGCCTTAACGGTCAAGAACAAATTAGGGCTTGTTGATGGGACAGTCAAGAAGCCAAGTGAAGATGAACATGAAGAATTGCAGCAATGGAATCGATGCAATAATCTGGTTAAGACGTGGCTCTTAGGATCCATGTCAAAAGAAATCTCAGGTAGCGTCATCAATTGCAAGGATGCAAGGCAGATGTGGCTTGGTTTGCAAGAAAG TTGTGATacgaagaaggaaatcatctcTTATGTTGAAACCcagaaaacaatgaaatttctcaTAGGTTTAAATGATTCTTATTCCACTGTTCGTAGTATTATAATACCCTTTCTTCTTGAGCCTTTACCTATAGTGAACAAGGCCTACTCTCTTGTCCTTCGTCATGAGAGACAGGCAGAAGTCTCAAGTGGAAAGTATACTTCCAAACCTGAAGCGGCAGCTTTTGCTGTGAAGAATGGTGGCCGAGAAACTGAACCAGAGGATGGTGGTATTCGCTGTGGAAAATGTAACAAGACAAATCATAGGACCAAAAACTGTCGTGCTCATCTCAAGTACACCTTTTGTGGGTGGAAAGGTCATTCCTTCGAATATTGCCGGAAACGCAAAGCAGCTGCTGAAATTTAA